GGTGATGTAAATTTTGCAGTCGTCCGAGGTGaccacaattttgttcttcagaTTGTTGGTCTTCTTATCAACTTTAATTTTGtccttaaaaaattgctcctAAAAAGGGGGTGTGGGAGATGAGGGGAACGGTCAGCACGGCGACTCTCCAGGGATGGAGGCAAGAAAAAGCAGCTGATCATCCGGGGCAAATGACCCGTACATCTCATAGGAACACCCACTTCACATGCACGAACGTGCCACATCCACCGCATGCGAATCTCCAGTGGGGACTTACCAATCCGCTAATGTCAAGGATGGTATCTTTCACTGGCTTGGTACAGTCTAGGATGTACTTAACTCCCTTGGTGCTTTTCATAGTCTTGGGTTTTTTCACAGCCACTTTGctcttcttcccatttttctttttctgtttttttataattttggaTTCCTTCTTGGCTACCATTGTTGTTAGGTATTCGGGTGGAGGGGGATATTTTAAAGGAGAATtccacaaaatatattttgcgCTTCCTAAACGgtcagttttatttttttgtgccgcTCTTGTGCCGCTCTTTCGTTTGACTCCTTTGTGAAGATGCGAGGAGGGAGAGGAGGATGAAAAGTTACGCTGATTTGCAGAAGGCGAACCTCGCAGTGCGGAATGCTCTTGTTTACGTTTTATATGTATCACTTAacgtgtatgttttttttttttttttctttttttttttttttttcccactttgaTCGTTCAAAATTGTTGGTATCAACGGCGAGGGGGcatcgctttttttttttttgcgtttcgTTTTATTGTAGGCGTGCAGAGAGCCGCGTGGGAATTGTTGCAAGGGAAGTGAGCaaattgaggaaaaaaaaaaaaaaaaaaatccaaacgGTTGGGGTGGTAATAAAGAGGGGCATCAAACTGGTGTCAAGAGAGCGTCGAAGTAGCGTCGAAGTAGCGTCGAAGTAGTGCCGAAGTAGCGTCGAAGTAGTGCCGAAGTAGTGCCGAAGTTGCATCGCGATAATGCATAGTCACATCGCGCTAATTGCATAGTCGCATCGTAACTGCGCAGAGTTCCTCGCAAGGGCCTCCCGGGGGGTACAAAAACGGAGCGGCACATACAcgcgagttttttttttttcgaggcAAAATAGCACCCACTTGCGATGCGCTTTACTCGTTGCCCAGCTCGCCCTGCCCCCCTCAGACATACGCCGCAAATGTATGCACATAAGGCATATTACAAAAACGTATTGCTACCTTTTTTtcggggaggaaaaaaaggctgaGGGGACGCCTCCTTATGGTTATACTGCTCCGCTAAATAGGTATTATAtaaccccctttttattcGACCCGGCCCTTCAGTAGTAATAAcactttgctttttttttttttttttttttttttttaatacctcCCAAATGGGGGCTGCACGGGGGATTCTCCTCTGCATGGTGTATCGTCCCCCACAAgggaaggaagcaaaaaatgtggagtcatacattttctgtttttttttttttttttttttttcggccTGCTGAGCCGTTTGTAAGGATACCGCTAAACTGATTCGCTATTTTATTGTTCCACCCGGCGCCGCTTCCGTGGCGAGGTTGCGCAGGCAGGTTGTGCACCGCGCTAGGCGGcctctctccattttgcagcCTTTTTACGAAACAAAGTGGGAAGCCACGTAGCACCTCTGCAGGGTGCAAGTTAACGAGTTGCTCGAAAAAACTGCTTTTGAAAAACAAACGAAACAAACTGAACGGGGGTGCCCCGCCACGACGCTGACGGGATGCCCCGTGCTGGGGAGGaaatcacaaaaaagggggtttcCACAGGTGGTGCGCTGTGTGAGCAGCGTTGGGGGTAGGGCGTGAGTAACCACCATGGGGATGAATGCGTTATGACACCACCGCGCTGCTGCTTCACCCCACCGCTTCCCTCCAGCGCGGCTAAAACTTCATCTGCTTGGCGTTGCCCGGGACGACGAAGAAGGGCGGGAGGTTCTTCGTGGTGACGCACAGGGGGCACAGAATTTCGATCACGTAGTCGCTCTGCGCGTCTGTACCGCCCTGCGCATCCGCACTGCTTTGTGCTTCACCTCCGCCCATCTCCGATTCGACCGGGCGCACACTCTGCACATGCACGAACGCAGCCATGTTCATCAGGTGCACGTAGTGAAGGTCCTTCGAGTAGGACACTCCCAAAATGCAGTGGGTCAGGTTGCTAACATTCCCATTATACAAACTGACGGTTACGTTTTCCCTCTGAATGTCTCTGGCATCCGCTGGGAGTGCCGACAGGGGCACCGCCAAGTTGGTGTCCAGTCGTATGAACGTGGTCAGGCTGTACTTGAACGAAATGACGTGGCTCTTCCTGTGCAGGTTCTTCGTCACGATGATATCTTTCGTAAAGTATTCGTAGTACCACAGGTTTTTGCAGTACCTCACTCGGTTGTTATCCGAGGGGATCACTCCCTCGTACTTGGGCATGCCCACAATTTCGACTCGCCTGGCTGGGTCATCGGCGGTGGGCAGAGCGGTTGGCTTGCGGGGCGCCTCGGCCAGGGAGTCGCGCCGGGAGTCGCGGCGATAGTCTCTATCGTACTCTCGATCGTACTCTCGATCGTACTCTCGATCGTACTCTCGGCCGTACTCTCGGCCGCACTCTCGATCGTAGTCCCCGTATTCCCCGCCGCCACCACCGCCGCGCCGCCCCGCCTCGTCCCCGTACTGGTCCTTCAGCGAGTAGTG
Above is a genomic segment from Plasmodium vivax chromosome 5, whole genome shotgun sequence containing:
- a CDS encoding 60S ribosomal protein L22, putative (encoded by transcript PVX_089280A), with the translated sequence MVAKKESKIIKKQKKKNGKKSKVAVKKPKTMKSTKGVKYILDCTKPVKDTILDISGLEQFFKDKIKVDKKTNNLKNKIVVTSDDCKIYITVHIPFSKRYIKYLAKKYLKMHQIRDFLRVIAKGKLAYEFKYFQLNN